A single window of Nicotiana tomentosiformis chromosome 1, ASM39032v3, whole genome shotgun sequence DNA harbors:
- the LOC104121597 gene encoding exocyst complex component SEC15B, with protein sequence MNTSKMRRKVVPAAVDNGDSADKLDQLLLSASICNGEDVGPFVRKAFASGKPETLLHHLRHFARSKESEIEDVCRAHYEDFITAVDDLRSLLSDVDSLKSSLSNSNSQLQSVAVPLLTTLDSFVEARNKCTNITLAIQSLHTCVQLVELCSRANRHLSENNFYMALKCVDSIEREFMNKTPSSTLKRMLEKQIPAIRSHIERKINKEFGDWLVEIRVVSRNLGQLAIGQASASRQREEELRIKQRQAEEQSRLSLRDCVYALEEEDDDGFNGISDDAKDGNGILGFDLTPLYRAYHINQTLGLEDRFKQYYFENRKLQLTSDFQVSSMTPFLESHQTFFAQIAGFFIVEDRVLRTGGGLVSKLEVENLWDTAMSKMCSVLEDQFSRMQTANHLLLIKDYVSLLGVTLRRYGYPVEALLDVLSKHRDKYHELLLSDCRKQITEALAADKFEQMYMKKEYEYNMNVLSFQLQTSNIMPAFPYVAPFSCTVPDCCRIVRSFIEDSVSFMSYGGQLDFYDVVKKYLDRLLTEVLDGALLKLINTSIGGVTQAMQMAANMAVFERACDFFFRHAAQLSGIPLRMAERGRRLFPLTKARDAAEEMLSGLLKQKVDGFLLLIENVNWMVDDPPQGGNEYVHEVTIFLETLVSTAQQILPVQVLKRVLQDVLFHISEMIVGALLGESVKRFNVNAIMGLEADVKMLESFAESQATLLSEADASQLKAALAESRQLFNLLLSNHPENFLNPVIRERSYNALDYRKVVTISEKLRDQSDRLFGSFGTRGSKTNTKKKSLDALIKRLKDVN encoded by the coding sequence ATGAACACGTCAAAGATGCGCCGGAAAGTTGTTCCGGCGGCGGTAGATAACGGCGACTCAGCCGACAAACTTGACCAGCTACTCCTCTCCGCCTCCATCTGCAACGGAGAAGACGTCGGGCCCTTCGTTCGAAAGGCTTTTGCTTCCGGCAAGCCCGAAACCCTCCTTCATCACCTCCGGCACTTCGCTCGATCCAAGGAATCCGAAATCGAGGATGTCTGTAGAGCACACTACGAAGACTTCATCACAGCCGTCGACGATCTCCGATCTCTTCTCTCCGACGTCGATTCTCTCAAATCTTCACTTTCCAACTCAAACAGTCAACTTCAGTCCGTCGCCGTGCCTTTACTAACTACGCTCGATTCCTTCGTCGAAGCTCGAAACAAATGCACAAACATAACTCTCGCTATCCAATCCCTCCACACGTGCGTACAGCTAGTCGAGCTTTGCTCACGCGCCAATCGTCACCTCTCAGAGAACAATTTCTACATGGCGTTGAAGTGTGTGGACTCTATCGAGAGAGAGTTTATGAACAAAACACCGTCTTCTACTCTCAAAAGAATGCTTGAGAAGCAGATCCCTGCGATCCGTTCGCATATTGAACGGAAAATCAACAAAGAGTTCGGCGATTGGCTTGTTGAGATCCGTGTAGTTAGCCGGAACTTAGGGCAATTAGCTATCGGACAGGCCTCGGCGTCGAGGCAGAGAGAAGAAGAGCTCAGAATCAAGCAACGACAAGCTGAGGAACAGAGTAGACTCAGTCTTAGGGATTGTGTTTATGCTCTTGAAGAAGAAGACGATGACGGATTTAATGGAATCAGTGATGACGCAAAGGATGGTAATGGGATATTAGGGTTTGATTTGACGCCATTGTATAGGGCTTATCACATAAACCAAACTCTAGGACTTGAAGATAGATTCAAGCAGTACTATTTCGAGAATCGCAAGCTTCAGTTGACTTCAGATTTTCAGGTATCTTCAATGACGCCCTTTCTTGAATCTCACCAGACATTTTTCGCGCAAATTGCTGGATTTTTCATTGTGGAAGATAGAGTTTTGAGGACTGGTGGTGGGTTGGTTTCGAAATTGGAGGTGGAGAATCTATGGGATACTGCTATGAGTAAAATGTGTTCTGTTTTGGAAGATCAATTTTCTAGAATGCAAACTGCTAATCATTTGTTGTTGATTAAAGACTATGTGAGTTTGCTTGGAGTTACATTGCGTAGATATGGATACCCTGTGGAGGCTTTGCTAGATGTGTTGAGCAAGCACAGGGATAAGTATCATGAACTCCTTTTATCTGATTGTCGAAAGCAGATAACTGAGGCCCTTGCTGCAGATAAATTTGAGCAAATGTATATGAAAAAAGAATACGAGTATAACATGAATGTCTTGTCATTTCAGTTGCAGACGTCAAATATTATGCCTGCGTTTCCTTATGTTGCACCATTTTCGTGTACTGTGCCTGATTGCTGTAGAATTGTACGGTCGTTTATTGAGGACTCGGTGAGTTTCATGTCATATGGTGGTCAGCTTGATTTCTATGATGTGGTGAAGAAATACTTGGATCGGCTTTTGACTGAGGTCCTGGATGGAGCCTTGTTGAAGCTCATTAATACGTCTATTGGTGGCGTTACCCAAGCAATGCAGATGGCAGCTAATATGGCTGTGTTTGAACGTGCATGTGACTTTTTCTTTCGTCATGCCGCACAGCTTTCAGGGATTCCATTGAGAATGGCAGAAAGGGGTAGGAGACTGTTTCCTTTGACTAAAGCCCGTGATGCTGCTGAAGAGATGCTTTCTGGTCTGCTTAAACAAAAGGTTGACGGGTTCCTTTTGCTGATTGAGAATGTGAATTGGATGGTGGATGATCCTCCGCAGGGTGGAAATGAGTATGTTCATGAGGTGACTATATTTCTTGAAACTCTAGTTTCTACTGCCCAGCAGATCTTGCCTGTTCAAGTTCTGAAAAGAGTTTTGCAAGATGTTCTATTTCATATATCAGAGATGATTGTTGGGGCTTTACTAGGGGAGTCGGTTAAAAGGTTCAATGTGAATGCTATTATGGGTCTTGAAGCTGATGTCAAAATGTTGGAATCATTTGCCGAATCCCAAGCTACTCTCTTATCTGAGGCAGATGCTAGCCAGTTGAAAGCAGCATTGGCTGAGTCCAGGCAGTTGTTTAATCTACTCTTGAGCAACCATCCAGAAAATTTCCTGAATCCAGTTATTAGAGAGAGGAGTTATAATGCTTTGGACTACCGCAAAGTTGTGACCATTTCGGAGAAGTTAAGGGATCAATCTGATAGGCTTTTTGGGTCTTTTGGCACAAGGGGATCTAAGACGAACACCAAGAAGAAATCTCTTGATGCATTGATAAAAAGACTGAAGGATGTTAATTGA